The following are encoded in a window of Roseivirga misakiensis genomic DNA:
- a CDS encoding ABC transporter permease: MLRSYFKTAFRNLIKHKGYSFINISGLALGIASCLLIMLYVKDELTFDKFHENGENIYRVRSSNQVSDGNFIEFVRLPTGPTAKEELPSVINQSRYTKSAFDIRIGDQVQNQGKVFYAEPEFVEMFTFPSIYGDARAVLKSDSQIALIERAAERIFGDEMAIGKYVDLNIKGEWKTFSVGAVLENPPSNSSIDFEVLVPFQTYLTANDRQSNSIDDWFKLSLTFQTFIQVLPSTDITSLTEEMNAMAKRKMVRMPDYAPEFNLQPIADIHFSKNYAVNHQAGMRKSGNEVYSKILTGIALLILILACINFTNLSLARSLPRAKEIGLRKVIGAKKRQLITQFLGEAFLMSTAAFLLGILIAELALPAFELAAEKEFSISVLSSPIYVLVSFVVVTITAFVAGSYPALVISRFKTVAALKGNYDGISSRGGLQKVLIVFQFAVAGVLIIGVLTMNKQINFLVNMDRGYDDTNLLSISMGDIAKSSVSDTTRNKGQALLDLMRNDLIQVPSVKQVSGARYGYTMLGLKEKDKKSGESKTIQAHHKIIDADYFKTMEVTLLAGRNFVASDRFSDKKGIIINARYAEYLNLKDSVNGRFNLANARDDIIGIVNNFNLISVTNEIVPTYFSLDKSDRIRELLVKFEPGTLSATLAALEETWTKFNPNNPFDFTLVEESNDSQFAEQKRWQSIILTASLIAICISCLGLFGLAFMSTQRRTKEIGVRKVFGAPVPNIVYILSRGFSALVIISLLIATPVAYYAGGDWLSTFPYRIEMTWDLFLVAGLIQLVIAFLTVSYHAIKTAISDPVKALRYE; the protein is encoded by the coding sequence ATGCTAAGAAGCTACTTTAAAACCGCCTTCCGAAACCTGATTAAGCATAAAGGATATTCTTTCATTAATATATCTGGCTTAGCGCTAGGCATTGCTTCCTGCTTGCTGATAATGCTCTACGTAAAGGATGAACTGACCTTTGATAAATTTCACGAGAACGGTGAAAATATTTATCGGGTGCGCTCCTCCAATCAAGTGAGTGATGGTAATTTTATTGAGTTTGTAAGGCTTCCAACAGGACCTACCGCAAAAGAAGAATTGCCGTCAGTCATTAATCAAAGTAGGTATACAAAATCTGCTTTTGATATCCGTATTGGCGATCAAGTTCAAAATCAGGGAAAGGTTTTTTACGCCGAGCCTGAATTTGTGGAGATGTTTACTTTCCCTAGCATTTATGGGGATGCAAGGGCTGTGCTTAAGAGTGATTCGCAAATTGCTTTGATAGAGAGGGCGGCCGAAAGGATTTTTGGAGATGAGATGGCTATCGGTAAGTATGTAGACCTCAATATAAAAGGGGAGTGGAAGACGTTTTCAGTCGGTGCAGTTTTAGAAAACCCACCGAGTAATTCTTCTATTGATTTTGAGGTTCTAGTGCCATTTCAAACCTATTTAACAGCTAATGATCGACAATCTAATAGCATAGATGATTGGTTTAAATTAAGTCTGACCTTCCAGACTTTTATTCAGGTTTTACCTTCCACTGATATAACAAGTTTGACCGAGGAAATGAACGCTATGGCTAAACGCAAAATGGTTAGGATGCCGGATTATGCACCTGAATTTAACCTTCAACCAATAGCGGATATTCATTTTTCAAAAAACTATGCGGTAAATCATCAGGCTGGGATGAGAAAGTCAGGCAATGAGGTATATTCTAAAATTTTGACAGGCATTGCTTTGCTGATTTTGATTCTGGCCTGTATTAATTTCACCAACTTGTCTTTAGCGAGATCACTTCCTCGGGCCAAGGAAATTGGTTTAAGAAAGGTGATTGGTGCCAAGAAGAGACAGTTAATTACGCAGTTTTTAGGGGAAGCTTTTCTGATGAGTACCGCCGCATTTTTATTAGGTATCTTGATTGCAGAGTTAGCTTTACCAGCCTTTGAATTAGCAGCCGAAAAGGAATTTAGCATTAGTGTGCTGAGTAGTCCTATCTATGTTTTGGTGTCTTTTGTAGTCGTAACGATCACAGCTTTTGTTGCTGGTAGTTATCCTGCATTAGTAATATCTAGATTCAAAACAGTGGCAGCCTTAAAGGGGAATTATGATGGTATAAGTTCTAGAGGGGGGCTCCAAAAGGTACTTATCGTTTTTCAATTTGCAGTAGCTGGCGTACTGATCATCGGTGTATTGACCATGAATAAACAAATCAACTTCTTGGTCAATATGGACCGTGGTTATGACGATACAAATTTATTGTCTATTTCGATGGGAGACATTGCGAAATCAAGTGTTTCTGATACTACTCGTAATAAAGGACAAGCACTACTGGATTTGATGAGAAATGACCTGATCCAAGTACCATCTGTAAAGCAAGTTTCAGGTGCAAGATACGGTTACACAATGTTAGGATTAAAGGAGAAGGATAAAAAAAGCGGTGAATCTAAAACCATACAAGCTCATCATAAAATTATTGATGCGGATTACTTTAAAACGATGGAAGTAACCTTACTGGCAGGAAGGAACTTTGTGGCTTCTGATCGATTTTCGGATAAAAAAGGAATTATTATCAATGCAAGATATGCCGAATACCTGAATTTAAAAGACTCAGTTAATGGAAGGTTTAATTTGGCCAACGCTCGTGATGATATTATTGGGATAGTCAATAATTTCAATCTTATATCTGTTACAAATGAAATCGTACCAACTTATTTTTCGTTAGACAAGAGTGACAGAATTAGAGAGCTGTTAGTCAAATTTGAACCTGGCACACTATCCGCAACGCTTGCTGCGCTTGAAGAAACCTGGACTAAATTCAATCCTAACAACCCATTTGATTTTACACTAGTCGAAGAATCCAATGATTCTCAGTTTGCGGAACAAAAACGCTGGCAGAGCATCATTTTAACCGCTTCCTTAATCGCTATTTGTATTTCATGCCTAGGCTTGTTTGGCTTAGCCTTTATGTCTACCCAACGCAGGACAAAAGAGATAGGTGTACGGAAGGTTTTTGGCGCACCCGTCCCCAATATCGTCTATATTTTGTCGAGAGGCTTTTCTGCTTTAGTAATTATCTCCCTATTAATTGCGACTCCTGTGGCTTATTATGCAGGAGGAGATTGGTTGTCGACTTTTCCTTATCGCATTGAGATGACTTGGGATTTGTTTCTGGTTGCTGGGCTTATTCAGTTGGTGATTGCTTTCTTGACTGTGAGCTATCATGCCATAAAAACAGCTATTTCTGATCCAGTAAAGGCTTTAAGGTATGAATAG
- a CDS encoding acyl-CoA thioesterase → MAFKKVSDSQVTMIELMLPSHANFSGKIHGGHVLNLMDQIAFACASKHSGEYCVTASVNRVDFLNPIEVGELLSLKASINYTGRTSMVVGLRVETENIKTGEIKHCNSSYFTMVAKDENGNSTPVPGLILDTEESIRRYARSMRQLKEARIRSDDFLPEHFKINEYLPELESQNAQIDYKS, encoded by the coding sequence ATGGCATTTAAAAAAGTAAGTGATTCTCAAGTGACTATGATCGAGTTAATGCTGCCCTCTCACGCTAATTTTAGCGGTAAAATTCACGGTGGTCATGTCCTTAACCTGATGGATCAAATAGCATTTGCTTGTGCGTCAAAACATTCTGGAGAATACTGTGTCACAGCGTCTGTAAACCGTGTAGATTTTTTAAACCCTATAGAAGTAGGTGAATTATTAAGCTTAAAAGCCTCTATTAACTACACTGGCCGAACTTCAATGGTAGTGGGGCTTCGCGTGGAGACAGAAAATATCAAAACTGGTGAAATCAAGCATTGTAACTCTTCTTATTTCACTATGGTCGCGAAAGACGAAAATGGGAATAGTACCCCAGTGCCTGGGCTTATTCTAGATACAGAGGAAAGTATCAGGCGATATGCCAGAAGTATGCGCCAATTAAAAGAAGCACGCATCCGAAGCGATGACTTTTTACCTGAACACTTTAAAATTAATGAATACCTTCCTGAGTTAGAAAGTCAAAATGCGCAAATAGATTACAAATCATAG
- a CDS encoding TfoX/Sxy family protein, with the protein MAYSEYLVERVRQRLSNAGITEEKKMMGGLIFMVNHKMCIGVDIDKKTNSDRLMVRVGKLPYEELLNTKGSRKMDFTGTVMRGFLFIDPEGFDADDDLDFWVEKAVDFNKLL; encoded by the coding sequence ATGGCATACAGTGAATACTTAGTCGAACGCGTAAGACAACGCCTTAGCAATGCTGGAATTACTGAGGAAAAGAAAATGATGGGTGGGCTCATATTTATGGTCAATCATAAAATGTGTATCGGTGTGGATATTGACAAAAAAACGAATTCCGATCGTTTGATGGTTAGGGTTGGAAAACTTCCATATGAAGAGCTGCTAAACACAAAGGGAAGTCGGAAAATGGACTTTACTGGCACGGTGATGCGTGGTTTTCTATTTATTGACCCTGAAGGCTTTGACGCCGATGATGACCTTGATTTTTGGGTTGAAAAAGCGGTTGACTTCAATAAGCTTCTATAA
- a CDS encoding APC family permease — MAQPTSTKLTRKLGLLALTATGVCSMLGASINVVPFMIQRNVPGIGPYVLPAFAFAAVPALLAAFAYGILASAMPRAGGSYIYASRGLNPYLGFVASFSQWFGLSIVIGVISYVTVPFIRDVTISLGWDEFSNTLEIGWVRVSIALLLIWSFVVVNVKGAKSYERALLPMMFLMFGLGAIVIIAGFSFNTNDFLDALNSKEQRSFSPVDNADFDGRIFLSAAALLFSSFIGFDSIAQAGGEAKNPTKSLPKAILLAILSVGCFYFLFAKAVYHTVPWSFVAEEAMTKDISAPGLLSYVLPSGLGVAILIGAAIALINDLPAMLLSVSRLMFAWAEDGIFPKKIANVHPKRRTPYIAIIAAGLMASVGVLGSHFAGDFFLGIDIMVTSMMVNFLLMCITLLTIKKANPQISSDISVVKNRSYQKLIGWLGTFFLTGFLVIHTYKDLTAETDVWYYHSTPIWLIVMALASILFSFKWNQLKKSGVDLKKRFKELPIE; from the coding sequence ATGGCTCAACCCACATCTACTAAGCTCACCAGAAAACTTGGCTTACTTGCCCTAACGGCGACAGGTGTTTGTTCAATGCTTGGTGCTTCTATTAATGTTGTACCATTTATGATTCAACGTAACGTGCCCGGCATAGGACCATACGTATTGCCAGCTTTTGCCTTTGCGGCGGTCCCGGCACTTTTAGCAGCCTTTGCTTATGGTATTTTGGCCTCAGCCATGCCTCGGGCTGGTGGTAGTTATATTTATGCCAGTAGAGGCCTAAATCCTTATTTAGGGTTTGTGGCAAGTTTTTCCCAGTGGTTTGGTCTGTCAATAGTTATTGGCGTGATCTCTTATGTTACGGTGCCTTTCATTCGAGATGTTACAATAAGCCTCGGTTGGGATGAGTTTTCGAATACTCTTGAGATCGGTTGGGTACGAGTATCCATAGCTTTGTTACTCATCTGGTCCTTTGTTGTGGTCAATGTAAAAGGTGCAAAATCTTACGAAAGGGCCCTTCTACCCATGATGTTTCTTATGTTCGGACTAGGAGCCATTGTGATAATTGCCGGCTTCAGTTTTAATACAAATGATTTCTTGGACGCCTTAAACAGTAAAGAGCAAAGGAGCTTCTCTCCCGTCGACAACGCAGATTTTGACGGGCGAATTTTTCTTTCGGCGGCCGCGCTACTCTTTTCAAGTTTTATTGGGTTTGATTCAATAGCCCAAGCCGGTGGTGAAGCTAAAAACCCCACTAAATCACTTCCCAAAGCCATCCTTTTGGCCATTTTATCGGTCGGATGCTTCTATTTCCTTTTTGCTAAGGCAGTCTACCATACTGTTCCATGGAGTTTTGTGGCAGAAGAAGCCATGACAAAAGATATTTCAGCACCCGGATTGCTCAGTTATGTACTACCATCTGGTTTAGGAGTAGCTATACTGATCGGCGCTGCAATAGCCCTAATAAATGATCTGCCTGCCATGCTTTTATCCGTATCTCGTTTAATGTTCGCCTGGGCTGAAGACGGTATCTTCCCGAAAAAAATAGCCAATGTTCACCCCAAACGCAGAACTCCTTACATCGCTATTATCGCAGCAGGTCTAATGGCAAGCGTTGGTGTTTTAGGGTCTCATTTTGCTGGCGATTTCTTCTTGGGTATCGATATCATGGTCACTTCCATGATGGTGAACTTTCTACTCATGTGTATCACATTGTTAACGATCAAAAAGGCGAACCCACAAATTAGCAGCGATATTTCAGTTGTTAAAAACAGAAGTTACCAAAAGCTGATCGGTTGGTTAGGCACTTTCTTCCTGACTGGGTTCTTGGTCATACATACTTACAAAGACTTGACTGCCGAAACCGATGTTTGGTACTACCACTCTACTCCCATTTGGCTAATTGTGATGGCCTTAGCCAGTATTCTCTTCTCTTTTAAGTGGAATCAACTCAAGAAAAGTGGTGTAGACCTAAAGAAAAGATTTAAAGAACTACCGATTGAGTAA
- a CDS encoding aldo/keto reductase produces the protein MKRTFLAPDLEISRVITGLWQIADMERDGQTLDPVATAEYMAPYVEAGLTTFDMADHYGSSEIITGTFKNTHALGHRVQLFTKWVPKPGKLDKATVRSAIQLALDRMQQNAIDLMQFHAWYYPDPAWLDGLFYLKELKEEGLIKHIGVTNFDAAHLRIALASGIPIVSNQVCHSLIDQRAMGKMVAVCKQYNTKILAFGTLAGGFLTDKWLNKPEPKMEDLETWSEMKYKRFIDAAGGWEPYQRLLNVTHSVANKHGVSLANIASRFILENPAVGAVIVGARLGRSEHIEDNQKMLDIELDGEDVALIKAAQSELDLIPGDCGDEYRKPPFLTASGDLSHHLETIPKAFQSIKKSDSRSQIFSGTEWEDYAGYCRAVKDGNRVHVSGTTATHGSEMIGGNDPIAQTHFVIDKIEAAIESFGGSLEDVVRTRIFVNNLDDWEPVARAHGDRFKDINPANTLVEARLVGEGYLVEIEAEAVINS, from the coding sequence ATGAAAAGGACATTTTTAGCACCAGATTTAGAAATTTCGAGGGTCATTACGGGCCTTTGGCAAATTGCCGATATGGAACGTGATGGTCAAACGCTTGATCCTGTTGCTACTGCCGAATACATGGCACCTTACGTGGAAGCTGGCTTAACCACTTTCGACATGGCCGATCATTATGGATCGAGCGAAATAATTACTGGCACGTTCAAAAACACACATGCACTGGGCCATAGAGTGCAACTCTTTACGAAATGGGTGCCAAAGCCTGGTAAATTAGATAAGGCCACCGTTAGGTCAGCGATACAATTGGCACTGGATAGAATGCAGCAAAACGCTATTGATTTGATGCAATTCCATGCTTGGTACTACCCTGATCCAGCTTGGCTAGACGGTCTATTTTATTTAAAAGAGCTGAAAGAAGAAGGCCTAATCAAACATATTGGTGTTACAAATTTCGATGCTGCACACTTGAGAATAGCGCTGGCGAGTGGTATCCCGATCGTTAGCAATCAAGTTTGTCATTCTCTGATAGACCAAAGAGCAATGGGTAAAATGGTTGCCGTTTGTAAGCAATACAACACCAAAATTTTAGCCTTCGGAACCTTGGCTGGAGGGTTTCTGACAGATAAATGGCTGAACAAACCTGAACCCAAAATGGAAGACCTAGAAACGTGGTCTGAAATGAAATACAAGAGATTTATTGATGCCGCGGGCGGTTGGGAACCCTATCAACGCTTGCTAAATGTCACCCATTCGGTCGCAAATAAACATGGCGTTTCCTTGGCCAACATTGCCAGTCGATTTATTCTTGAAAATCCAGCCGTCGGGGCGGTTATCGTGGGCGCCAGACTGGGGAGAAGTGAGCATATTGAGGACAACCAAAAAATGCTCGACATTGAATTGGATGGAGAGGATGTTGCTTTGATTAAAGCGGCACAGTCCGAGTTAGACCTGATACCCGGCGATTGTGGCGATGAATACCGAAAACCGCCATTTCTGACTGCTTCAGGCGACTTGAGCCATCATTTAGAAACTATTCCCAAAGCATTTCAATCTATCAAAAAGAGCGATTCTAGATCGCAGATTTTTAGTGGAACGGAATGGGAAGATTACGCTGGGTACTGCCGAGCAGTAAAAGATGGTAACAGAGTTCACGTTTCTGGTACTACCGCGACCCATGGTAGCGAAATGATTGGCGGTAACGATCCAATTGCTCAAACACACTTTGTTATTGACAAAATTGAAGCAGCCATAGAATCATTCGGTGGATCTTTAGAAGATGTAGTAAGAACTCGAATCTTCGTCAATAACCTGGATGATTGGGAACCTGTAGCACGTGCCCATGGAGATCGTTTTAAGGATATCAATCCAGCGAATACACTAGTCGAAGCAAGACTCGTTGGCGAAGGCTATTTAGTGGAAATTGAAGCAGAGGCTGTTATTAATTCTTAA
- a CDS encoding WD40/YVTN/BNR-like repeat-containing protein, with protein sequence MRLRIILTLALLGLFSLVSAQQLDVSKITNLNIRNVGPANMSGRITTIAVEEKNPKVMYVGAASGGVWKSTNGGSAWAPIFDDQPTQNIGALAIDQKNPSIIWAGTGEGNPRNSMNLGMGIFKSLDGGSTWQHMGLKDTKTIHRIIVDPRDGNIVYVGAMGDPFTPNSHRGLYKTTDGGKTWEKILYSNDKSGIADLVMDPKNPNKLIAALYEHRRTPYYFTSGGSGSGLFVSYNGGEDWKQLTEDTGLPAGDLGRIGIAIAQSDPDRIYAKVEAKRNALYRSDDGGSSWQMINNNPRFTNNRPFYFQELAVDTKDPNRLYNIYQPLSVSYDGGKSFDPVPMIPADETKGIHADFHAFWVNPKDPEHFIIGGDGGIGITYDHGKSWYFPETIPVAQFYHINVDNDRPYNVYGGMQDNGNWSGPGYTWKRGGIRTLYWQYLVGGDGFYIAPDLDDSRFGYGTSQNGNLYRYDKLTGYYVSIKPPQEDLSTRLRFNWNAGFAKDPHNPSALYYGSQFLHVTKDKGATWDVISPDLTTNNPAHQKPDYGGLTLDVSGAEMYNSILAISPSPINESVIWVGTDDGQVQLTTNKGRAWKNLTKNVKGLPKEAWIAQIKASAYKEGTAWLVANNYRKGDYDTYLFKTDDFGKSWMRKANNEIVQGYALSIVQDPVEPNLIFLGTENGLWVSIDEGDSWVQFKNGFPSVSTMDMTIQKPESALIVGTFGRAIWVLDDLLSLREIAGKRLKNGITALPMNDAVQVKGLFINPPGNIWTGFHTTFEGENKVFQRTEIPFYLSESAPLSESVEANIYDASGKRIKTLRSTEKLVEGLNYMIWQLDEESALGQSRRKGIPVLPGEYRVVLTHNGSSDEASIRLIEDPRFALNPAVDIELYGFRKEVDVELARISKLFELIDERLTTVQKVKEYLSEEKGEDVENILKQADEIDQELLALRSKGQTTRPDRQVGAWQSFEVTPYSKLMEVRRLVAARTTAISAQNREQLKIAKGLIDEFEKAIDQQTNSTWSEFQALIKKLKVNWF encoded by the coding sequence ATGCGCTTAAGGATTATTCTCACACTTGCCTTACTCGGTCTGTTCAGCCTTGTTTCGGCACAGCAATTAGATGTTTCTAAAATCACCAACCTGAACATTCGTAATGTAGGTCCCGCAAATATGAGTGGGCGGATCACAACAATTGCTGTGGAGGAGAAAAACCCCAAAGTAATGTATGTAGGTGCTGCCTCTGGTGGCGTTTGGAAATCAACAAACGGTGGATCGGCATGGGCACCAATCTTTGATGATCAGCCTACACAGAATATCGGTGCTTTGGCCATTGATCAAAAAAATCCGAGTATAATTTGGGCCGGCACAGGGGAAGGAAATCCACGAAACTCGATGAATTTAGGGATGGGCATTTTCAAGAGTCTCGATGGCGGTTCTACTTGGCAGCATATGGGGTTAAAAGATACCAAGACAATCCACAGAATCATCGTTGATCCGCGAGATGGAAACATAGTTTATGTGGGAGCTATGGGTGATCCCTTTACGCCAAATAGTCATCGAGGACTATATAAGACAACCGATGGTGGTAAAACTTGGGAGAAGATTCTTTATAGCAATGATAAGTCTGGAATTGCTGATTTAGTCATGGACCCAAAAAACCCGAATAAGCTGATTGCCGCACTTTATGAACACAGACGGACCCCATATTATTTTACTTCTGGCGGAAGTGGTTCTGGACTTTTTGTGTCTTACAATGGCGGGGAAGATTGGAAACAATTAACAGAGGATACAGGATTACCAGCAGGTGATTTAGGTAGGATAGGAATTGCAATTGCCCAAAGTGATCCAGATAGAATTTATGCAAAAGTAGAAGCTAAAAGGAACGCGCTATATCGCAGTGATGATGGTGGTTCTTCTTGGCAAATGATTAATAATAATCCTCGATTCACGAATAATCGACCCTTTTATTTCCAAGAATTGGCTGTAGATACTAAAGATCCAAATCGATTGTATAACATCTATCAACCACTTTCGGTGAGTTATGACGGCGGAAAGTCCTTTGATCCTGTACCCATGATTCCCGCGGATGAGACGAAGGGTATTCATGCAGATTTTCATGCCTTTTGGGTAAACCCTAAAGATCCAGAGCATTTCATTATCGGTGGCGATGGTGGTATTGGTATTACATATGATCATGGTAAAAGTTGGTACTTCCCCGAAACGATCCCAGTCGCCCAGTTTTACCATATTAATGTTGACAACGATAGGCCATATAATGTCTACGGTGGCATGCAGGACAATGGCAACTGGTCTGGACCTGGATATACGTGGAAAAGGGGCGGAATCAGAACTTTATACTGGCAGTATTTAGTCGGTGGCGATGGTTTTTATATTGCTCCTGACTTAGATGACTCAAGGTTTGGTTATGGAACCTCTCAGAATGGAAATTTATATCGTTATGATAAACTTACGGGTTATTATGTGAGCATAAAGCCTCCCCAAGAAGACTTGAGTACTAGATTAAGGTTTAATTGGAATGCAGGGTTTGCCAAAGATCCGCACAATCCAAGTGCGCTATACTATGGCTCCCAATTCTTACATGTAACGAAAGATAAAGGTGCTACTTGGGATGTTATCTCGCCCGATCTCACTACCAATAATCCAGCCCACCAAAAACCTGATTATGGAGGGCTAACCCTAGATGTGTCGGGTGCGGAGATGTATAACAGCATTTTGGCGATATCACCTAGCCCGATTAATGAAAGTGTCATTTGGGTTGGAACGGATGACGGTCAAGTACAGCTCACGACCAATAAAGGTAGAGCATGGAAAAACCTAACAAAGAACGTCAAGGGATTACCAAAAGAGGCGTGGATCGCACAAATAAAGGCTTCAGCGTATAAAGAAGGTACGGCTTGGCTGGTAGCAAATAATTATCGCAAAGGCGATTATGATACCTACCTTTTTAAAACAGATGATTTTGGGAAGTCTTGGATGCGCAAAGCTAATAATGAAATAGTTCAAGGCTATGCATTGTCCATAGTACAAGACCCAGTAGAGCCTAATTTGATCTTTTTAGGAACTGAAAACGGGCTATGGGTCAGTATTGACGAAGGTGATTCTTGGGTTCAATTTAAAAATGGCTTTCCATCAGTTTCTACCATGGATATGACCATCCAGAAGCCAGAATCAGCACTAATTGTCGGTACTTTTGGTCGAGCCATTTGGGTTTTAGATGATCTTTTAAGTCTGAGGGAAATTGCAGGGAAACGTCTGAAGAATGGAATAACTGCACTGCCGATGAACGATGCGGTACAGGTGAAAGGATTGTTTATTAACCCTCCTGGAAATATCTGGACTGGTTTCCATACGACTTTTGAGGGTGAGAATAAGGTTTTTCAACGCACAGAAATTCCATTCTATTTAAGTGAAAGTGCTCCATTGTCAGAATCGGTAGAGGCCAACATATATGATGCTTCTGGTAAGCGGATAAAAACCTTGCGAAGCACCGAAAAGCTTGTTGAAGGACTTAATTATATGATTTGGCAGCTTGATGAAGAGTCAGCTTTGGGGCAAAGTAGAAGAAAGGGGATACCAGTACTTCCAGGCGAGTATCGTGTCGTTTTGACGCACAATGGTAGCTCAGATGAAGCTTCAATTCGGCTCATCGAAGACCCTCGCTTTGCGCTTAATCCCGCTGTGGATATAGAATTATATGGTTTTAGAAAGGAAGTCGATGTAGAATTAGCACGAATTTCAAAGTTGTTTGAACTGATAGATGAAAGACTCACGACGGTGCAGAAAGTCAAAGAATACTTGTCTGAAGAAAAAGGGGAAGACGTTGAGAATATACTCAAACAGGCAGATGAAATTGATCAGGAACTTTTAGCGCTAAGATCGAAAGGGCAGACGACTCGTCCCGATCGGCAAGTGGGGGCATGGCAATCTTTTGAGGTTACTCCATATTCTAAGTTAATGGAGGTTAGGCGTTTGGTTGCGGCTAGAACTACTGCCATTTCTGCTCAAAATAGAGAACAATTAAAAATAGCAAAAGGGCTGATCGATGAGTTTGAAAAGGCCATTGATCAACAGACAAATTCTACTTGGAGTGAATTTCAGGCTCTTATTAAGAAGCTGAAGGTTAATTGGTTCTAA